The sequence TCACCGCGGCAATACCGCCCTGTGCATACGCGGTGTTGGCTTCGTCAATCGCGGCCTTCGTGACGAGGGCAACGGAGGCATGGTCGGCCATGCGCAGCGCGAACGTGAGGCCCGCTACGCCGCTTCCAATCACAAGTACGTCGTGGTGCATAAAAGCTGAATACGCTGCTGTAGTACAGTGGCACCACAGCATACGCCGGCCGCCGGAGGGAGTTGTCGCTACCGCGGGGGCCTCCAACGATACCGGGAATTTTCCAGTAACGCCTCATTTACCTTGCCGCTCCCTCAAGCGCTCGCGTTGTTCCGTGCGCCATGCCTCGTACGCGTCCATCTGTTGAGGGGTAAGGACGGTTCGCAGGCGCGCCGCGGTGCGTTCGTTGAGGCGACGCATCTTTTGCAGCAGGCGCCAGCGCGCGCGGCGGCTCAGGGCGTCGCGTTGGGCCTCTGGCGGCCTAAGGGCGCGAAGCTGCGTGATATGGTCAACGAGTATCGGGCGCACGGCTTGCTCTTGCTTGGACGTGAGGTCTAAGTCCTTCGAGAGGCGGAGCAGGTACAGGTTGGCGATCATCTCCGGATCCGCCGGCGGGCGTGGCGGGGCTTCGTAGGCGGTGCCATCGAGCAGGCGCGCCAGAAACTCGCTGTCCTGCCATTCGGCATTCGGTCGTCCGAGCCGCACGACGACCATGTGGCGCGACGGGATGATGTACAGGCGCTGGTTGAACAGACCGGCCGCCATGAACACATCCGGCGGCCCCTCGCCATAGATGAGGCGTTCTTGGGCACCGCCTACAGACCGGGGGATCTGCTGGAAGAACGCGTTGCTGGTATCTACCGGGGCGTTGAGCCAGACCGACAGCCCGTAACCCGGCGCTACAGGGCTCGCCGTGGTGAGGCGGTCGATGAGGCCCGGCGGCACCACCGCGGCGCCCGCCCAGCGTCCGTCGTTAAGGATGAGGCGACCGAAGCGCAGCCAGTCGCGGGCCGTCATGTACGCGCCGCCCGCCAGGTTCGGGTCGCCCTGCGTGCGGGCCCACCGCGCGACCTCGGCCCCGATGGGGTCGAGGAGGCGCTCCTGCAGGTACTGTGTGGGCGTCGTGTCGCCAAGCACGTCGCGCAGCACGGCCCCAAATACCTGAAAGCCGGTTGAGCCGTAGCGGAAGCCTTCGCCCGGCGGATGCACAAGCGGTTGGTTGAGGGCCTCCGCAAAAGTCATGGAGGGGTGAACGCCGGTCTTGAGTCCGCTGGTAAGGTGCAGCAGCTGCCGGATCGTAATCGTAGCCTTCTGAGAATCCGTGCGCCAGGACGGCAGGACCGTGGCTACGCGCTGGTCGAGCATCAGCAGCCCATCGGCAATGGCTGCGTGCGCGAGCACTCCGTTGAAGGTCTTGGTGCCGCTGGCCAAAAGATGCGGTGTCGTAGCGTCGTACCCGTTCTGGTACGTCTCCAACACAAGCGTGCCGTCCACCCACACCAGCACTGCATCGCCCGCATGGGCTTCGGAGTAGGCGGCTGCCATCTGGAGATTCTCTTCGGGGATGGGACCCGTTGTCGGAGGATCTTGGGCGACCGGCGGTGTTGCGGCGCTGCATCCAACGAGTAGAGCAAAGAAAATAAGTAGGGAGCGATACATGGCGGCTGCGTGTGTAGGAATCATAGCATGAGGCGATCCACTGTGCATACACGCTCGACGGTAACAACCCCCCAATCTTAAAATGATACAATAATGTAACGCAGCCAAATGCAGCGCACCGCCACGCCGGGGAGCCGACGGGCGGTGCGGTGGGGGCTTTCGAGACGTGCTTGCGGGTCGTTATCCGATCTTGCCTTCGTCCTTCAGGCGGGCCAGCGTGTCGAGATTCGACTGCACGTGATCGGCCGAGGTGGCCATGAGGTCCTGCTCGTCGTCGTTGAGGTCCACCTCAATGATGTCCTCCACGCCGTCCGCGCCCAACCGAGCGGGCACGCCAATGAACAGGTCGTCGAGGCCATATTCGCCGGTGCAATAGGCCGCGCAGGGCAGGATGCGCTTGTTATCTTTGATGATGGCTTCGGTCATTTCCGCGGCCGCCGCGCCGGGGGCGTACCAGGCCGAGGTGCCCATCATCTCCACGATTTCGCCGCCGCCGCCCTTGGTGCGCTCCACGATGCCGTGGATGGTGTCGTCGTCGAGCAACTCGGTGATCGGGATGCCGCCAACGGTGGTGTAGCGGGGGAGCGGCACCATCGTGTCGCCGTGGCCGCCCATGAGCAGCGCCTGAATGTCGCGCACCGACACGTTTAGCTCCATCGCGAGGAACGCGCGGTAGCGGGCCGTGTCGAGCACGCCGGCCATGCCCATCACCTTGTTATCGGCAAAGCCGCTCTCCTCGAACGCCACGTACGTCATGACGTCGAGCGGATTGGAGACGACGATGATGGCAGCGTCGGGGCTGCCCGCGGCGAATTGCGATGTCACCGAGCCTACGATCTCGGCGTTTTTGGCGAGCAGGTCGTCGCGGCTCATGCCCGGTTTGCGCGGCAGGCCGGCCGTGATGATACACACGTCCGAGCCTTCGGTGGGGCCGTAGCTGTTGGTGCCCACGATGCGGGTATCGAACCCGTGGATGGGCGCCGACTCCATCATGTCGAGGGCCTTGCCCTGCGGCATGCCTTCCTGGATGTCGACCATCACCACCTCTTGCACCATGTCTTTGCGTGCAACGCACTCGGCGGCGGTTGCGCCTACGTTGCCGGCGCCGATAACGGTAACCTTCATAATATTCTCCGTTCGGATCAGAAAAGAGCGATTTTGAGCGTCTCACTACACAAAATGGCGGATGACGCATTGCCCTGCCACCAAAATTCGACAAATTCACGTGGCCTTCGGAAGCGCTTGCGTGCCGAAGCAGCGGCGACCGAAGGTCATATCTGCGATGGGGCCTTGGTCATATCTACGATGCGATCTCCGGGTGTGAAAGGGATCGTCCCATGGCGCCGATTGCCTCCGATGATTGCACGGGTGATAGGTTGCTCGTGGGCGGCGTCAGTGTGCGGCTCTTGGTGAGTCAAAGACTCGCGGATCGGGGCGCAGCGGGCGTGGCGTGCCGATCTCCAAAGCGTCGAAGGCCGGATGCCGGGGGTTGATAAGATAGTTCGATTCGAGGGGCTCCACCACGCTCGGGACGTTCAACACAAGCGATTGATTAGACCGGGCCCACGCATCACCTACGGCTTGACTCACGGGGCCGTACGGGCGGTCGTCCCATCCATCGGGCAGGCGATCTGGCGTGGCAACGTGATCGGATGAGAAGTACGCGGGAATGCGTACGTATGACTGCAGATGCTTGCGTTGGGTGACGCGCACGAGCAGCTCTAGCGTTGCCAAAGCTAGCGACTCGGCGGTGTAGACCACGGGGACGCCCACGCTGTTGAAGCGTCCCCCGTATTGCTTGGCGCCTTCTCCCGTAAACGCTGTGTCCTGATACGTTGCCTGGGTGATGCGCCATGCCGTGATGCGTTGCGCCACAGGGACGGTGGGCTGAACGAAGGAAACCACGTGGGCTGGGCTACAGGGCGACGCCGTGTGCAATTTGACCAAGCAGCTGGTCGACGCGACGCGCGCCGGGCTCTGTGTCGGCAAACTGTAGGGGCGTTTCGTCTCCTAGCGCCACGTTGGGTTCGTGCATCCAGGTTCGGGCGTCTTCCGTTGAGCCGAACACAGACGTTGCGTGGCGGATGAGCTGAAGCAGGCGAATTACGCGCTCAGACTCGTCGGGGCGAAGCGTGCCCTCGCGTCTGCGGCGGGTTAGCGTGCGTTTGGGGATGCGCACAACACGTGCCAGCGCGGCGTCCGTGAGCGCCAGTGCTTCTTTTAGGCGCTGCAAGGCGTCAGTGGATACGCCCTCACGAATGATGGCAATCGCTTCGGTGGGTGGCGCATCGGGAGCGAGGGCATCGTGCAGTGCAGCGGATGTCGTAGCAGCGGAGCATTTCATAACCGCGCGGGGCGTGTGGCGGAGAACGGTGTGCCATGTGGCGTTCCACGCGATTAGATGCTTCGCTGTTTCTCATCTGCGGGAAGATGTTGTCTCATCGCGGAGATTGCCGCCAAAGGCCTCCACGCTCCCGGTGTCCGCTCACAATGACATGAATGGTCAGAGGGGAGCTCGGATGTTGCTGGTTATAGGACGTAAGTCGGATTGATATGTCCTACTGCATGGCACACGAATATGGCCCTTTATCCGTGCGCTGGTGTAGGAGCGCCGTACTGTTCGAGCAGCACATGCAGGATTTGTGCGGCGGCCTCGGCGATGACGGTGCCGGGACCGAAGATGCCGGCCACGCCGTGCTCGTACAGCACGTCGTAATCCTTGTGCGGAATCACCCCGCCCACAATCACGAGGATGTCGTCGCGGCCAAAGTCCGCGAGCGCGTCCATCACCTCGGGCACCAGGGTCTTGTGGCCGCCGGCCAGACTGGAGACGCCCAGGATGTGCACGTCGTTTTCCACGGCCTGTCGGGCGGCCTCGGCGGGCGTCTGAAAGAGCGGGCCGATGTCAACGTCGAACCCCAGGTCGGCAAAACTGGTGGCAATGACCTTGGCGCCGCGGTCGTGGCCGTCCTGGCCCATCTTTGCGATCATGATGCGCGGGCGGCGCCCGGCCACTTCGGCAAACCGGTCGGCAAGGGCGCGGGTCGCCTGAAACTGTTCGTCGCGTCCGGCTTCTTCGGCATACACGCCGCTGACCGACGCGGTGCGCGCGACATGACGACCGTATACGTCTTCCAGCGCCCGCGAAATTTCCCCGAGGGTCGCGCGGGCCCGGGCGGCGTCTACGGCGCGGGCAAGCAGGTTGCCGTCGCCCGTTTCGGCGGCGTGGCGCAGGGCGTCGAGGGCGTCGTCGACGGTTGTTGCATCGCGGGCGTCGCGGAGCGCCCCCAACTGTTCAATCTGCTGGCGGCGCACGGCTTCGTTGTCTACTTCGAGCGTGTCGATGGGCTCAACGTCGTCGGGGCGGTAGCGGTTGACGCCCACCAGCACGTCTTTTCCGGTGTCGATGCGCGCCTGCTTACGGGCGGCGGCTTCTTCAATCCGCAGCTTGGGCAGGCCCTGCTCGATGGCTTCCGTCATGCCGCCGGCGTCTTCCACCTCCTGGATGAGGGCCCAGGCGCGGCGGGCGAGCGTGGCCGTGAGGCGCTCGACGTAATAGGAGCCGCCCCACGGGTCGATGGCCCGCGTGATGTCGGTTTCGTGTTGCAGGTACAGCTGCGTGTTGCGCGCAATGCGAGCGGCAAAGTCGCTGGGCAGCGCAATGGCTTCGTCGAGGGCGTTGGTGTGCAGGCTCTGCGTGTGCCCCAGCGCGGCCGCGAGGGCCTCTAGCCCGGTGCGCATCACGTTATTGAACGGATCCTGCTCGGCCAGCGAGTACCCCGAGGTCTGGCAGTGCGTGCGCAGCGCCATCGACTTCGGATTTTCAGGAGCAAATTCCCTCACCAGCTTCGCCCACAGCAGCCGTCCGGCCCGCATCTTCGCGATCTCCATGAACGGATTCATGCCGATGGCCCAAAAGAAGGACACGCGCGGTGCGAAGTCGTCAATGCCGAGGCCCGCGTCCAACCCGGTGCGCAGGTACTCCAGACCATCCGCAAGCGTGTAGGCGAGCTCCAGGTCGGCCGGGGCCCCGGCCTCGTGCATGTGATAGCCGCTCACGCTGATGGCGTTAAAGCGCGGCATCTCGTCGGCGCAGTACGCAAAAATATCCCCAATGATGCGCATGGAAGGCTGCGGGGGATAGATGTACGTGTTGCGCACCATGAACTCCTTCAGGATGTCGTTCTGGATGGTGCCGCTCAGTTGCGCGTGCGACACGCCTTGCTCCTCGGCGGCCACGATGTAAAAGGCCATCACCGGAAGCACCGCGCCGTTCATGGTCATCGACACGGACATCTCGTCGAGCGGAATGCCGTCGAACAGCACCTTCATGTCCTCCACGCTGTCAACGGCCACGCCGGCCTTGCCCACGTCGCCGCGCACCCGCTCATGATCGGAGTCGTAGCCGCGGTGCGTGGCCAGGTCGAACGCGACGGAGAGCCCCTTTTGCCCCGAGGCCAGGGCTTTCCGGTAAAAGGCGTTCGATTCCTCGGCGGTCGAAAAGCCGGCGTACTGCCGGATGGTCCACGGCCGAAAGTTGTACATGGTGCTGTACGGTCCGCGCAGATAGGGCGGAAGCCCCGCGGCAAAGTCGAGGTGATCGAGGCCCGCTACGTCATCCGGACCGTAGGCGGCTTGTACGTCGATCTGCTCCGGGGTTGTCCATGCATCGCGGGGCGGCGACGCGGCGGGCGCGTCGGCAGGCTGGTAGGCGCGGTTGGAAAAGTCGGGGCGCGTCATGGCGGGAGGCGTAGGGGTTGGGTGGAAAAAGACGCGACGGGTTAGGCAAGGCCCAGGCGGTCTTGCGCGGTGGTGAGGGTGTCGAGCAGCGGCGCGTGGCGATGGATGAAGCCGTCGGCGGTGGCGTCGATGGACGCGGGGGCTCCGGCGATGTACACGAGGGGCGGCTGTTTACCGAGGGCGTCGCGTAGGGCGGGCATGGCATCGGCGTACGCCTCGTCGCTGCTGCACAAAACGATCAGGTCGGCGTCGGCTGCGGCGGCGTCGGCGCCTTCGGCAACGGATGCAAAGCCCACGTTTTCAACGATCTCGAAGCCCGCTACGCCAAAGAAGTTGCGCGCAAAGGTGGCGCGGGCGCTGCGCATGCGGCGCGGGCCCACGGGCAACAGAAAGACGACGGGCGTCCGCGGCGCGCGCTCGGTCCGCAGCCGGCATGCTTCCACCGCGGCGCTCAGGCGCTGCGCGGGCAGCGGGTCCAGAAAGGACTCGGCGTCGTCTTGAAGTCCGGCCCACCGGTCGGCCAGCGTAGCCGGGGCATCGGGCGCGAGCGGCGCTTCGGCGGGCGCATCTGCGGCAACGGGCGTCCCCGACGGCCGCGCGTCTACGTCCGCTGTACGGCGTTCCGCTGGGTTCGGGTAGTGATTGGTGCCCACGAGTATCCGCGTCCGGCGCGCGACCTCCGCCAGGCGCTGTTGTCCCACCGATCGAATCCGCTCGTGCAGGGCGCCGTCGCGCAGGGCTTCAAGGATGCCCCCGGCGCCTTCGATCGCCTGAAAACGCGACCATGCGGTGCGCGCGAGCTGGTCGGTGAGCGCCTCGATGTAGTACGATCCGGCGGCCGGATCGGCCACATGGTTCAGGTGCGCCTCGTGCTTCAGGATGAGCTGCGTGTTGCGGGCCAGACGGTCGGCGAAGGCGTTCGGTGCGCCGCCCGCGGCATCAAACGGGGCCACGCTGATGACATCGGCCCCGCCAAGCGCGGCGGCGGTGGCGGCGGTGGTGCCGCGCAGCAGGTTCATGTGCGGATCGTACACGGTGCGGCTGCGCCATGCGGTGTGCGCGTGGAGGCGCACGCTGTTGGCGTCGTACGATGCGTCGGCTGCCGCGGCGTCCAGAAATCCGGCGGCCACCTGGGGCAGCAGCAGGCGGAGCGCCCGGAGCTTGGCGAGCGCCGGGAAGAAGCTCGTGCCAACCGGAACGACGAAGTGGATTGCTGCCAGCAGGTCGTTGAGCGCCAGCCCCCGTTCCGTTTCCTGCGCGAGCAGTTCACTAAACGCGGCCAGCGTACAGGCCATCTCGTCCACCATGGCGGCCCCGGCGCGGTGGTACGGCGTGGCGTCAATGGCCAGCGGGTGGGCCGGTCGCGTCTCCGCGCGCACAAGCTGGGCGGCGTAATCGTAGGCCTGCTGCGGACGCGTGAGCGTGCCGGTGACCAGCGCGGCGGTGGGGGCGTAGTTGAGCACGACGAGCGGGGGCGCTTGAGGCGTCGCGCTACGCACCATCGTCCATGCTGCGAGGCCGAGCGGGCCGCCGGGGAGGTGCAGGCGGGTGCTGGGGGCGAGGGCGTCGAGCACGCGGCGCCAGTCGTCCCGCGTCTGCAGCGCCGGCCCCACCAGCCGCCCGTCGCGGACGGCCATCTGCAGACCAATGTCGGTCACATCGGCGGCCTGTGCGGCGTCGAGGGCCCGGCAGAGGTCGTCTGGGGACGCGTGCGCAAGGTCTTGTCGGATGCGCCAGGCATTGGCAGGCGTATCGTCGCTCGCGGCTAGCGGAGAGGAAGCGCTTTCATCGCTGACGTGCGAAAAGTCCGCCAGATCCTCGGCCCGATAGTACGGCCGGAGGCGAAAGCCGTCGAGGCTGTCCCAGACGAGCGATTCAACGTCGTCTGTGCCCATATCCTTGCGGATGCGGGCGTTCCAGTCCTCGGTAGCGACCGGGGGAAACGCGTCGAAGAGCGGTGATTCAGGCGCGGGGATGTCGTTGGGCATACGCAGGGAGCGAAAATGAGCGTTACGTAGCATCGGTACGAGCGGCAGCGTCCGGCGGTCCGCAGAGCGCACGGTACCGATCCACCAGTTGGTAGACGGCCACGCCGTAGGCCACCGAGACGTTCAGCGACTGCTTGGCCCCGTACTGCGGGAGCTCCAGGGCAAGGTCGGCGGCGTCCATCCACACGTCATCCACGCCGTGCACTTCATTTCCAACCACGAGGGCCAGTGGAAAGTGATGCGCCGCAACGGCGGAAGGGCGGGTGGGCGTATCGGTGATTTCGAGGACGCCAACAGTGTATCCGTTATTGCAGAGAAAGTCAATGAGCGTTTCTGGTGCTTCATGCTGTGTCCACGGAACGGTGTCTTGCGCGCCTAACGCCGTTTTTTGGAGATCGGGGTGAGCGGGCGTGCCGGTGTATCCGCTGAGGTGGACGTGGTGGATGCGGGCGGCATCGGAGGTGCGAAACATCGATCCGACGTTGTAAATGGACCGCACGTTGTGCAGCACGCCCGCGATGGGGTGCCGGGGTAACGTGGCGAGCTCATCGGGGGTGGGGCGGTCGATTTCGTCCCAGGTTAGCTTTCGCATGGGCGGTCTGGTCGTTACGTTACAACGGGGCTTCGCATCTTTTGCCCTGTAAAGTTATCTGTCCAACCTTCCATCCACCATGAAAAATAGATTCCGTACGGCCACCTGGACTGGTCTTCTCCTTGCTTTTGTTGCCCTTGCGGGCTGCACGACGCTGCGCCAGGTTACGGCGCTGCGGAATGTCACGTTTGGGCTCGACCGGGTGGCCCAGGCGCAGCTGGCGGGCATCGACCTGCGTCGCGTCCAATCGTACGAGGACCTGCGAGCTACCGATATGCTGCGGTTGGGCGCGGCCGTCGCGGATGGCGAGCTGCCTCTGTCGTTTACGGTCCACGTGAACGCGACGAATCCCGAGAGCAACAGCGTGGCGGCGCGGCTTACCAAAATGGATTGGACGCTCATCCTGGATGGCGAGACGACCGTTAGCGGTGTGTTCAACAACGAGACGCTGATTGAGCCGGGCACCACGGCCGATGTGCCGGTGCCGGTGCAACTGGATCTGGTGAAGTTCTTCGGCAACGGACTGCAAGACCTGGTGGATTTGGCGCTGGCTGTAGGGGGCGAGGGGCCGCCGCAGAACGTGAAGCTGCAGGTTCAGCCGACGATTCGCACGGCGTTGGGACGCATCAAGTACCCGCAGCCCATCACGGTGATGCACGAATCGGTTGGAGGAACGACGCAACCGGCACAGTAGCGCTTTTCCCACACAGCATGTACCACCACTTGCACGGAAGTCCATGGATTGGTCTGGTTACGTTCAGCTCACCCTCCGCGAGTGCGTCGCGGTAGCCGACGATCTGCTCATTTTACGGGTTGAAAGTCCCGAAGCCATAGATTTTACGCCGGGGCAGTACGCAACGCTCGGCGTTCACGACGAAGCGACCGACCGGCCGTTACTACGCGCGTATTCGGTGGTGGCAACGCCCGGCGACCGTATGCTCGAGTTCTTTGTGGAGTTGGTACCCGACGGCGCACTCACCCCGCGACTGTGGGCGCTGGAATCGGGCGATAGGCTCTGGATGCGAAAGAAAATAGTTGGTCGTTTTGTGCGCGACACCGATCGGCAGCACCACGTGATGGCGGCCACGGTGACGGGCGTGGGGCCGTACGTGAGCATCGCTCGTCAGTTGGCAGCGGAAGCGGCGGAGGGCATCACGCCACCCCAGCTTCTGATCATCCATGGAGGCAGTCGCTCGTGGGAGCTGGGCACGTACCGCGACGAATTGCATGCGATGAGCACGCGGTACGACTGGGTTTCGTACGTCCCGACCGTCAGTCGACCGTGGGAGGATGCGGAATGGACCGGCGAGCGTGGCCGCGTGGGCGACGTGCTGCGGAAGCACTGGGACGCGGCGCGCTTTCCGCTGGAGGACACCGCGGTGTACGCGTGCGGGCATCCGAAGATGGTGCAGCATGTGGAGGCGCTCGCCCGGCGCGCGGGCCTGCCGGAGGCCGCGTTCTACGAGGAGAAATACTTCGTCGAGCGCCGGACCACGTGAGGCCGCACCCTGCAATCCCGGCCCCGAGCGGCCGTTCGACCTGCCACTTTATGTCTGTTATTGCAAATATAGAATGATTGCGTTTGGGTTCGCTTGATTTGACATTCGACCGCAATCGTTGAATAGCTATCGATACGTGGCTTCTCTTTTGTGCTCTTGCTATCTGCGGCCCGCGTTCCCCCGAAACGAATGATCCCCACACGAGGTGGGTCTGCACCGGCCGGGCTGCGATGCTTTAGGCTGCACGGATGGTAGCTCGCCCGGCCGTCGCCTCTTGCATCTGATTGGTAAACGCCGCCACGGCGGACGGGCGTATGCCGAGCGTGAGCCGAACGGTGGCCGTGTATTCTGCATCCACTGCTGCCGTATCGAAACGGTCGATCACGCGCCGCACGGCGCTGGTGTCGTCATACGCAAACGCTACGATAACCTGCGTGCGGCGGACGATGGTTTGCGTGCCGGCATCGTCCAATGCAGCCGCTGCGGCGTCTCCGTAGGCGCGCACAAGGCCGCCGGTGCCCAGCTTGGTGCCGCCGTAGTAGCGCGTCACGACGACGACCACGTTGGTGATTGCGCGGCCGTCGATGTGGCGCAAGATGGGTTGTCCGGCCGTTCCGCTGGGCTCGCCGTCGTCGTCGTAGTGGAACGTCTGCCCCTCCGGTCCCACGCGGTAGGCACTGCAATGGTGGGTGGCCTTGTGCTCGCGCGATCGAATGCGCTCTACGCATGCCTGCGCTTCTTCGCGGCTTTCCACCGGCATCGCCTCGGCGATGAAGCGCGACCCCTCTCGTTTGAGCTCCGCCCACCCGTCGCCCGCGAGGGTCCGATACGTATCGCTGCCGTCCATCCCATTGCTTACCCAATCACCATAGTTCGCTAATGCCAAGGTAACACGAGACCCGTAACCTATTGGTTGCATCCGTCCTGTCCACCAAGCATCTGCCCTCATGCCGAGTGCTCCATCCGTTCGCGTTCCGTCCGTGGCCCGCCTGCTGCCCGATGCGGTGCAGCAAAGTCCAACCGTTTCGCGTCGCGGACTGCTGGAACGCCTTTTCACCACGTGGTTCGATGGCTGGGTCTACAACCAGATCTGGGAAGATCCGCGCGTGGATGCCCGGGCGCTGCAGCTGGATGGCAACAGCCGCGTGCTCACCATCGCCTCGGGCGGATGCAACGTCCTCAACTACCTCGGGCACGGCCCCGAACGCATCACCGCGCTCGACCTGAATCCGGCCCACCTGGCCTTGACCCGATTGAAGCTGACGGCGCTTCGCCGCGTGCCCTCGCACGATGCCTTCTACGACCTGTTTGGGCACGGCGATCGTTCCTCCAACGTCTCAATCTACACGAGGCACCTCCAACCACACCTCGACGACGACACGCGCGCCTTCTGGACGGCGCGTCGCGGGTTGCGTCGCCAACGGCGCTATCATGTGCTCGCCAGCGGGTTGTACGACCGCAGCCGCATGGGGCTTTTCCTGCGGTTTGTACACGGGGTGGCACGGCAGATGGGGCTGCAGCCCGAGCGCTTGCTGCAGGCGCAGACGCTCGCCGGGCAGCGGGCGTTCTATCAGCGCGTGGTCGCGCCGTTTTTTGAGCGCCGGTGGGTCGCCTGGCTCACCCAACAACCGGCTACGGTGTTCAGCCTGGGCATTCCGCCGCAGCAGCACCGGTTCATGGCGGAAGAGTCGAGGGGCGGTGTGCTGGGGCTCTTTCGGCAGCGGCTTCGCACCATGGTCTGCGAGTTTCCGATTCAGGACAACTACTTCGCGTGGCAGGTCTTTGGCCGCCGCTACGATCATACGCACCGCCGGGCCATTCCGCCGTACCTGCGCGCCGAGGCTTTTCCTGCGCTCCGAGAGCGCGCGGGCCGCGTGGATACGCACGTGGCCTCGTATGCCGACTATCTCGCAGCGCAGCCGACGGGCGCGTACAACGCGTTTGTGCTGCTCGATGCCCAGGATTGGATGACGCCCTCGGCCATTGCACGGCTTTGGCGCGAGATTGCACGGGTTGGCGGCGCCGGGGCGCGCGTTATCTTCCGCACGGCGGGCACGCGCTCGCCGGTCGAGGCGGCCCTGCCGACGGCGCTCCGCTCGCGCTTCACCTACCACCGGATGGCCTCTGAGCGCCTGCACGCCCACGACCGCTCGGCCATCTACGGCATGTTTCATCTCTACGAGTGCACAGCATGAGCACCGCGCAACGCATGAACCGGATGTATCGCTACACGCGCCACGTGTACGACCTCAGCCGGCGTTACTACCTGCTGGGCCGCGATGATACGCTGGCGGCGCTGGCGGCCGATGCCCCCGCAACGGTGCTGGAGATAGGGTGTGGCACGGGCCGCAACCTGCTAGAGCTCCACGAGCTCCTGCCAACGGCGACGCTGTACGGCCTCGATGCGGCGACCGTGATGCTCGACACGGCGCGCCGGTCGATAGACCGGCATGCGCCCGATGCGTCGGTGCGGCTGGCGCAGGGCCTGGCCGAATCGTTCACCATGGACGTGGCCTTCGGACGTCCGGGGCCGGTTGATGCCATCGTCTGTTCGTACGTCTTGTCGATGCTGGACGACCCGCGGCCCGCGATTGACCGGGCGCTTGCGCAGCTGCGCCCCGGCGGCGCGCTCTACATCGTCGACTTCTGGGACATTGCCGACTGGCCGGCGCCGGCGGCAGCCCTCCTGCGCCAGTGGCTTGGGCTCTTTGGCGTGCGGCATCGCCCGGCGCTCCACATGCACCTGCATGCCCTCAGCCAGCGCGGGCGCGTCGACGACCTCGTCATTACGCCCATTGCCGGCCGGTACGCGTACCGCGCGGTGCTCCGTTGCCCCCCAACAGAACGCGGGCGACCGCCGAAGCCGTCGCCCGCGCACCAACCGTCCATCGTGTAGCACGCGTTCGCGCGCGACACGCTGCACAGGGTTTAGGCTGTGTTTAAAACACCTCGCGGACTGCGCCCGGTTGGAGAGCCGCTGCTGCTGCGTTGTTCTGCATCGCGGTAGGCCCGCTACCGCTGCTTCGAACGCCTTGCAGCTCCGGCTTCCCCCTCGGGCTCGCGCTCACGTTGACTTTTTAAAACACAGCCTAGTTAAAGATGTAGCGGATGCCCAATTGCGCCCGCCAGCGTGACACGATGGCCACGTTGTCCTGGAACGTCCGCTGCGGGCCAATCCATTCAAAGACGGGCTCGCCGGCCGCGTTGTAGCGCTCAAACCGCAACACCTGCGTGCTGATGGGCACCTCTCGCACGCC comes from Salisaeta longa DSM 21114 and encodes:
- a CDS encoding TrmH family RNA methyltransferase, producing MRKLTWDEIDRPTPDELATLPRHPIAGVLHNVRSIYNVGSMFRTSDAARIHHVHLSGYTGTPAHPDLQKTALGAQDTVPWTQHEAPETLIDFLCNNGYTVGVLEITDTPTRPSAVAAHHFPLALVVGNEVHGVDDVWMDAADLALELPQYGAKQSLNVSVAYGVAVYQLVDRYRALCGPPDAAARTDAT
- a CDS encoding FAD-binding oxidoreductase gives rise to the protein MDWSGYVQLTLRECVAVADDLLILRVESPEAIDFTPGQYATLGVHDEATDRPLLRAYSVVATPGDRMLEFFVELVPDGALTPRLWALESGDRLWMRKKIVGRFVRDTDRQHHVMAATVTGVGPYVSIARQLAAEAAEGITPPQLLIIHGGSRSWELGTYRDELHAMSTRYDWVSYVPTVSRPWEDAEWTGERGRVGDVLRKHWDAARFPLEDTAVYACGHPKMVQHVEALARRAGLPEAAFYEEKYFVERRTT
- a CDS encoding NDR1/HIN1-like protein; this encodes MKNRFRTATWTGLLLAFVALAGCTTLRQVTALRNVTFGLDRVAQAQLAGIDLRRVQSYEDLRATDMLRLGAAVADGELPLSFTVHVNATNPESNSVAARLTKMDWTLILDGETTVSGVFNNETLIEPGTTADVPVPVQLDLVKFFGNGLQDLVDLALAVGGEGPPQNVKLQVQPTIRTALGRIKYPQPITVMHESVGGTTQPAQ
- a CDS encoding IMPACT family protein gives rise to the protein MDGSDTYRTLAGDGWAELKREGSRFIAEAMPVESREEAQACVERIRSREHKATHHCSAYRVGPEGQTFHYDDDGEPSGTAGQPILRHIDGRAITNVVVVVTRYYGGTKLGTGGLVRAYGDAAAAALDDAGTQTIVRRTQVIVAFAYDDTSAVRRVIDRFDTAAVDAEYTATVRLTLGIRPSAVAAFTNQMQEATAGRATIRAA
- a CDS encoding DUF3419 family protein, with product MPSAPSVRVPSVARLLPDAVQQSPTVSRRGLLERLFTTWFDGWVYNQIWEDPRVDARALQLDGNSRVLTIASGGCNVLNYLGHGPERITALDLNPAHLALTRLKLTALRRVPSHDAFYDLFGHGDRSSNVSIYTRHLQPHLDDDTRAFWTARRGLRRQRRYHVLASGLYDRSRMGLFLRFVHGVARQMGLQPERLLQAQTLAGQRAFYQRVVAPFFERRWVAWLTQQPATVFSLGIPPQQHRFMAEESRGGVLGLFRQRLRTMVCEFPIQDNYFAWQVFGRRYDHTHRRAIPPYLRAEAFPALRERAGRVDTHVASYADYLAAQPTGAYNAFVLLDAQDWMTPSAIARLWREIARVGGAGARVIFRTAGTRSPVEAALPTALRSRFTYHRMASERLHAHDRSAIYGMFHLYECTA
- a CDS encoding methylmalonyl-CoA mutase family protein; its protein translation is MPNDIPAPESPLFDAFPPVATEDWNARIRKDMGTDDVESLVWDSLDGFRLRPYYRAEDLADFSHVSDESASSPLAASDDTPANAWRIRQDLAHASPDDLCRALDAAQAADVTDIGLQMAVRDGRLVGPALQTRDDWRRVLDALAPSTRLHLPGGPLGLAAWTMVRSATPQAPPLVVLNYAPTAALVTGTLTRPQQAYDYAAQLVRAETRPAHPLAIDATPYHRAGAAMVDEMACTLAAFSELLAQETERGLALNDLLAAIHFVVPVGTSFFPALAKLRALRLLLPQVAAGFLDAAAADASYDANSVRLHAHTAWRSRTVYDPHMNLLRGTTAATAAALGGADVISVAPFDAAGGAPNAFADRLARNTQLILKHEAHLNHVADPAAGSYYIEALTDQLARTAWSRFQAIEGAGGILEALRDGALHERIRSVGQQRLAEVARRTRILVGTNHYPNPAERRTADVDARPSGTPVAADAPAEAPLAPDAPATLADRWAGLQDDAESFLDPLPAQRLSAAVEACRLRTERAPRTPVVFLLPVGPRRMRSARATFARNFFGVAGFEIVENVGFASVAEGADAAAADADLIVLCSSDEAYADAMPALRDALGKQPPLVYIAGAPASIDATADGFIHRHAPLLDTLTTAQDRLGLA